In one window of Chanodichthys erythropterus isolate Z2021 chromosome 23, ASM2448905v1, whole genome shotgun sequence DNA:
- the kctd5b gene encoding BTB/POZ domain-containing protein KCTD5: protein MAESHGEISGHDCRRSAPVQTFNHRSSKWVRLNVGGTYFLTTRQTLCRDPKSFLFRLCQAEPDLDSDKDETGAYLIDRDPMYFGPILNYLRHGKLVLNKNLTEEGALEEAEFYNITSLIKVIKEKISEREAKTTHTPVKHVYRVLQCQEEELTQMVSTMSDGWKFEQLVSIGSSYNYGNEDQAEFLCVVSKELHNQSYSNSTQPSEKAKILQERGSRI from the exons ATGGCCGAGAGTCACGGCGAGATCAGCGGCCACGACTGTCGGCGCTCGGCTCCGGTACAGACCTTCAACCACAGATCCTCCAAATGGGTCCGTTTGAACGTCGGCGGCACGTATTTTCTGACCACCAGACAGACTCTCTGCCGGGACCCCAAATCATTCCTGTTCCGACTGTGCCAAGCGGAGCCAGACCTCGATTCTGATAAG GATGAGACAGGGGCATATTTGATTGACAGGGATCCCATGTATTTCGGGCCCATACTGAATTATCTGAGACATGGAAAGCTGGTCCTCAACAAGAACCTGACGGAGGAAG GAGCTCTTGAAGAGGCGGAGTTCTACAACATCACATCATTAATAAAAGTCATCAAAGAAAAGATCAGTGAAAGAGAAGCTAAGACGACACAC ACCCCAGTCAAGCATGTTTACAGAGTGTTGCAGTGTCAAGAGGAAGAACTTACGCAGATGGTCTCAACCATGTCAGACGGATGGAAGTTTGAGCAG TTGGTCAGTATCGGCTCCTCCTATAACTATGGTAATGAAGATCAGGCGGAGTTCTTGTGTGTTGTTTCTAAGGAACTGCACAACCAATCTTATAGCAACAGCACCCAGCCCAGTGAGAAAGCCAAG